AACAATCTTACTAAGCCTACGCTCATGGCGACCACCAGAAAACTCCGTATCAAAAAATATGTCCGTCAATTTGCACAGTTGCTCCGGAGTCACATAGGAAGCACCGACGCACATCACATTGGCGTCATTGTGCTCCCGCGACAATTTTGCATCTTCAAGCGTATGAACCAGCGCCGCACGTATGCCTTGGAACTTATTGGCAGCAATAGACATGCCAATGCCAGTGGAGCATATGAGCACTCCAAAATTTGCCTGCATGGTTCGAATATCCTTGGCAACTTTCTTCGCCACATCGGGAT
This genomic window from Puniceicoccales bacterium contains:
- the rpiB gene encoding ribose 5-phosphate isomerase B yields the protein MIISLGLDHHAVQLKDVLTEHFEARGFEVLHRGAVSDKPVDYPDVAKKVAKDIRTMQANFGVLICSTGIGMSIAANKFQGIRAALVHTLEDAKLSREHNDANVMCVGASYVTPEQLCKLTDIFFDTEFSGGRHERRLSKIVEFEFSE